The Verrucomicrobiota bacterium nucleotide sequence GGGTACAACGTGTCGTCCAAATCGAAGATCACAGCCCGCACCATGGCTCAAAGGGGGGTCGATTTGAACAAGGCCGCATCGTAACGGAGCATGACGAGCCCTTCCTGCCACTCCTGATTGGCGGTACACTCCATTCCCTGGGCCTCCTCCAATAACCATTGCGTAAATCGGCCGCCCGCGGCATGCGCAAGGGGATAACCCCCTCCAAAACGGGCGTTGATTTCGAAAACGGCGGCCTCACCTGAAGGCCGCAGGATGGCTTGAAAACAGAGCGCTCCTCTCGCCCCGGTCAAGATCCTTCCAAACCGGTCCGCGATGTCCATGAGCGATCCCACACGCTCAGTCCGGCCCTTGCTCACTTCACCCGCCCGAACTTCCAGGCGCCGATGAGGCACGGCGGATCTCAGGCAGCCATCCCGATCAAAGAAGAGATTGACGGTATACTCAGCGCCTTCCCAAAACTCCTGAATCAGGTAGTTGATCCGATGGCGGTACTCCTCCCTCCAATCACTCTCCCGATCAACCTTGATCACACCCTTGGAACAACTCCCGTCCACGGGCTTTAAAATGGCCGGCCAGCGCCAACTTGGGTCGCTGGGCTCAAAATCCTTGATCGCCAGCGTTCGAGGCACAGGAATGCCCTGACTGTCCAGAAAGTTTGAGGTGGCTATCTTATTCCTCGCCAGACCAACGACCTCCGGAGTCGAAATCATGACTTGGGTGCCTGCAATCTGGAACTGCGCGCGAGAATCGGCGAGCACCTGCAACTCGGTGTCGATGGTGGGCACCAACACATCGAC carries:
- a CDS encoding ATP-grasp domain-containing protein, translated to MPLTLLLTSAGRRVELLGCFRESARRLGIQIRVLAADMLPQLSAACQMADESFEVPACHRPDYPIRLLEICGKHGVDVLVPTIDTELQVLADSRAQFQIAGTQVMISTPEVVGLARNKIATSNFLDSQGIPVPRTLAIKDFEPSDPSWRWPAILKPVDGSCSKGVIKVDRESDWREEYRHRINYLIQEFWEGAEYTVNLFFDRDGCLRSAVPHRRLEVRAGEVSKGRTERVGSLMDIADRFGRILTGARGALCFQAILRPSGEAAVFEINARFGGGYPLAHAAGGRFTQWLLEEAQGMECTANQEWQEGLVMLRYDAALFKSTPL